A single window of Granulibacter bethesdensis DNA harbors:
- the glgX gene encoding glycogen debranching protein GlgX, with translation MASIVSRRLREGLPHPRGAIWDGEGINVALFSAHATKVELCLFDESGTQEKERITLPEYTDEIFHGYVSGLGPGTVYGFRVHGPYEPEAGHRFNPHKLLLDPYARVHIGELNWNPACFGYTIGSEQEDLSFDERDSAAFMPKCVVVDQNFDWHGREIRPGIPWGRTITYETHVRGYTMRHPEVPEHLRGTYAGLASKPVLDHIRALGVTSVELLPVHSFVRDSHLLEKGLTNFWGYNTIGFFAPDPLYAADRNRVLAEFKEMVARFHDAGLEVILDVVYNHTAEGNEKGATLSFKGIDNATYYRLLPDQKRFYINDTGTGNTLNLSHPRVIQMVTDSLRYWVTEMHVDGFRFDLGTILAREPDGFDTESGFLRAVGQDPVLAGVKLIAEPWDCGPGGYQVGGFPPGWAEWNDQFRDTTRDFWRGEASAAALAPRLLGSPDKFDHRGRKPWASVNFVTAHDGFTLNDLVSYNDKHNEANGEDNRDGSDHDRSWNCGAEGPTDDQDIETLRQRQIRNMLGTLLLSLGTPMILAGDEFGRTQQGNNNAYCQDNEISWVDWDIQEKGHSLIRFTQKLIALRQQHPILWRARFPGENQSDESGITGLRWISASGQDMTQEEWEDGNTRTFSMLLDGRAQPTGVKEPGQDASLLIILNGWEDVVSFTLPDCSGGEEWRLLIDTNIPDDDGGALFRVGDQYQVTGRSVLVFEHCRS, from the coding sequence ATGGCATCTATCGTTTCGCGTCGGCTTCGTGAAGGCCTTCCCCATCCACGCGGAGCGATCTGGGACGGAGAAGGTATCAATGTCGCGTTATTCTCCGCCCATGCCACCAAGGTGGAGCTGTGCCTGTTCGATGAAAGCGGCACGCAGGAAAAAGAGCGTATCACGCTGCCGGAATATACGGATGAAATCTTCCATGGCTATGTCTCCGGCCTTGGCCCGGGTACGGTCTATGGTTTCCGTGTCCATGGCCCCTATGAGCCGGAAGCCGGGCATCGCTTTAACCCTCATAAACTTCTGCTCGACCCCTATGCACGGGTGCATATCGGGGAGCTGAACTGGAACCCCGCCTGTTTCGGCTACACGATCGGGTCGGAGCAGGAGGATCTGTCTTTCGATGAGCGTGACAGCGCGGCGTTCATGCCGAAATGCGTGGTGGTAGATCAGAATTTCGACTGGCATGGGCGGGAGATTCGCCCCGGCATTCCGTGGGGTCGCACGATCACCTACGAAACCCATGTGCGCGGTTACACCATGCGTCATCCGGAGGTTCCAGAGCATTTACGCGGTACTTATGCCGGATTGGCCAGTAAGCCGGTGCTGGATCATATCCGCGCTCTGGGCGTGACCAGTGTTGAGCTGTTGCCTGTTCACAGCTTTGTGCGTGACAGCCACCTGCTGGAAAAAGGGCTGACGAATTTCTGGGGTTACAACACAATCGGTTTTTTTGCGCCGGACCCGCTTTACGCGGCCGACCGCAACCGTGTGCTGGCTGAATTCAAGGAAATGGTAGCCCGCTTCCACGATGCCGGGCTCGAGGTCATTCTGGATGTTGTCTACAACCACACTGCCGAGGGCAATGAAAAAGGCGCGACTCTGTCTTTCAAGGGCATCGACAACGCGACCTACTATCGTCTTCTGCCTGACCAGAAGCGGTTTTACATCAATGATACCGGCACTGGGAACACGCTCAATCTGTCCCATCCGCGTGTTATTCAGATGGTTACCGACAGCCTCCGTTATTGGGTGACGGAGATGCATGTCGATGGTTTCCGCTTCGATCTGGGTACAATTCTGGCGCGGGAGCCGGATGGGTTTGATACCGAGAGCGGGTTCCTGCGCGCCGTGGGGCAGGATCCTGTTCTGGCGGGCGTGAAATTGATCGCCGAACCATGGGATTGCGGACCGGGCGGATATCAGGTGGGCGGTTTCCCACCCGGTTGGGCGGAGTGGAACGACCAGTTCCGTGATACGACGCGCGATTTCTGGCGGGGCGAGGCAAGTGCCGCCGCGCTGGCACCCAGGCTGTTAGGGTCCCCTGATAAGTTTGATCATCGTGGTCGCAAGCCATGGGCCAGCGTGAATTTCGTAACGGCCCATGACGGTTTCACCCTCAATGATCTCGTCAGCTATAACGACAAGCATAACGAGGCCAATGGCGAGGATAACCGCGATGGTAGCGATCACGATCGCTCATGGAATTGCGGCGCCGAAGGGCCGACTGACGATCAGGACATTGAAACCTTACGCCAGCGCCAGATCAGAAACATGCTGGGTACGCTGCTATTATCGCTCGGCACCCCGATGATATTGGCAGGAGATGAATTCGGGCGCACTCAGCAGGGCAATAACAATGCCTACTGTCAGGATAACGAGATCAGTTGGGTTGACTGGGATATTCAGGAGAAGGGGCACTCCCTGATCCGGTTTACGCAGAAACTGATCGCGTTACGTCAACAGCATCCAATTTTGTGGCGAGCGCGATTTCCCGGCGAGAACCAGAGTGATGAATCCGGGATTACAGGGTTGCGCTGGATATCCGCGAGTGGTCAGGACATGACGCAGGAGGAATGGGAGGACGGCAATACCCGTACCTTCTCCATGCTGCTGGATGGTCGTGCCCAGCCGACCGGGGTGAAAGAGCCGGGTCAGGATGCCAGCCTGTTGATCATCCTGAATGGGTGGGAGGATGTTGTTTCCTTTACTCTGCCGGATTGCTCCGGCGGAGAGGAATGGAGGCTCCTGATCGACACGAATATCCCTGATGATGATGGCGGCGCGTTGTTCCGGGTGGGCGATCAGTATCAGGTGACCGGCCGTTCGGTGCTCGTGTTCGAGCATTGCAGAAGCTGA
- a CDS encoding NTP transferase domain-containing protein: MKFGRFPPLEATGAVLAHTHRLQDAVLRKGTVLTSDHIALLCRHGVSEIVCAQLEAGDIPENEAARRIGILLEGNGLKAGRAATGRVNLRATAYGLIDIEPIVINRLNRLHPGMTVATVPERHVLRPRDIAATIKIIPFALPDAALRQAEILLQGRRPLQLHPFLMRRVGLIITMMPGTPQTFYSLVETATRHRIESLGGCLLPPVQVPHEETEIARAVELLTDEAVDVLLVAGASAVVDRDDVAPAAVVLAGGEVVHFGMPVDPGNLLCLCRIGSMPVVIMPGCARKLDLNGVDHILHRIFAGLETGPEHIMAMGVGGLVGTASPSPDLDKMTPEEYHPMQVSSAVTPRIAVVILAAGLSRRMGSRHKLLQPGPDGRAMITHVVDQALQSRASEVVVVLGDHAEEMRSVLATRDLTIVEAADYAQGLSASLRAGIAAIEETADAVLICLGDMPFVSHGLMDRLMAAFDPIHAPIVAPVWEGQRGNPVLWGARFYRDLSRLSGDRGAASLLDRWQHRLCRLSMEDGACLIDIDTPDDLISWTVSAAM, from the coding sequence ATGAAATTCGGACGTTTTCCTCCGTTGGAGGCAACCGGTGCGGTTTTGGCACATACGCATCGTTTGCAGGATGCGGTACTTCGGAAAGGCACCGTACTGACGTCGGATCACATTGCTCTGCTGTGCCGCCATGGGGTGTCAGAGATTGTCTGCGCGCAACTGGAGGCAGGCGATATTCCAGAGAATGAGGCCGCTCGCCGCATTGGTATCCTGCTGGAAGGGAACGGTCTGAAAGCGGGCAGGGCAGCAACCGGCCGCGTCAATTTGCGCGCAACCGCATATGGCCTGATCGATATTGAGCCGATTGTGATCAATCGGCTCAACCGCCTGCATCCCGGTATGACAGTTGCGACTGTGCCCGAGCGGCATGTGCTGCGACCGCGGGATATTGCCGCCACCATCAAGATTATTCCGTTCGCTCTGCCGGACGCTGCCTTGCGGCAGGCGGAAATCCTTCTGCAAGGCCGCCGGCCTTTACAACTCCATCCGTTCCTGATGCGCAGAGTCGGTCTGATCATCACAATGATGCCCGGCACGCCGCAGACATTTTACAGTCTGGTAGAGACCGCAACCAGACACAGGATTGAAAGCCTTGGCGGATGCCTGCTGCCGCCCGTGCAAGTGCCGCATGAAGAAACGGAGATAGCCCGGGCTGTAGAATTGTTGACTGATGAAGCGGTGGATGTGCTGCTCGTGGCTGGTGCTTCGGCGGTGGTGGATCGTGATGATGTCGCCCCTGCTGCCGTGGTTTTGGCGGGCGGGGAGGTGGTGCATTTCGGGATGCCGGTTGATCCCGGTAATCTGCTGTGCCTGTGCCGGATCGGGTCGATGCCGGTGGTGATCATGCCGGGTTGCGCCCGCAAACTGGATCTGAACGGGGTGGATCATATCCTGCATCGGATTTTTGCCGGGCTTGAAACTGGCCCGGAGCATATCATGGCTATGGGGGTCGGTGGTCTGGTGGGTACAGCTTCGCCCAGCCCTGATCTGGATAAGATGACCCCGGAAGAATATCATCCCATGCAGGTCTCTTCTGCCGTCACACCCCGGATTGCAGTGGTTATTCTGGCGGCTGGTTTATCGCGAAGGATGGGCAGCCGGCATAAACTGTTGCAGCCCGGACCGGATGGCAGAGCTATGATTACCCATGTCGTCGATCAGGCGCTGCAAAGCCGGGCTTCGGAGGTCGTCGTCGTGCTCGGCGATCATGCGGAGGAGATGCGGTCCGTATTGGCGACCCGTGATCTGACAATCGTGGAGGCAGCCGATTACGCGCAGGGTCTGTCTGCCAGTTTGCGGGCTGGAATAGCGGCCATTGAGGAAACGGCGGATGCAGTGCTGATCTGCCTTGGTGATATGCCTTTCGTGTCGCATGGACTGATGGACCGGCTGATGGCGGCGTTCGATCCTATCCATGCCCCGATCGTGGCACCGGTATGGGAAGGACAACGCGGTAATCCGGTCCTGTGGGGTGCCAGATTTTACAGAGATTTAAGTCGCTTGAGCGGTGACCGGGGAGCAGCCTCTCTGCTGGATCGCTGGCAGCATAGGCTCTGCCGCCTTTCCATGGAGGATGGAGCCTGTTTGATCGACATCGACACGCCGGATGATTTGATCAGTTGGACAGTATCAGCAGCCATGTGA
- a CDS encoding CHAP domain-containing protein: MLAWATGKKVLGYGTAIALSLPLMTGTAQARSKHVAGRQAGVSHNHHASLHIKHSLQYASRHRSFSALQCVPYARSVSGIELKGNAANWWDAAEGVYARGNAPETGSILNFRANGHMRLGHVAVVEQVINSREVLIDHANWRGPGARGGVSKGISVVDVSPNNDWTSVRVALGHSETYGSVYPTYGFIYDRPEGQSGSGTRMASASVPDLNPPPRNLAPAGGRVAAVVGGSDQPVYQEVAQAPSSSRKRGIDLSVGKQITADQTTGSMSFGADLATDSINHNLR, encoded by the coding sequence ATGCTGGCATGGGCAACCGGCAAAAAGGTCTTGGGTTACGGAACAGCTATTGCGCTGTCCCTTCCACTTATGACCGGCACCGCTCAGGCACGTAGCAAACATGTTGCGGGTCGACAAGCAGGGGTGTCACATAATCACCATGCATCGTTGCATATAAAACACAGTCTCCAATACGCCTCCCGTCACCGATCTTTCTCTGCCCTTCAGTGCGTTCCCTATGCCCGATCCGTCTCCGGGATTGAACTCAAGGGGAATGCCGCCAACTGGTGGGATGCCGCTGAAGGCGTCTATGCTCGAGGAAACGCCCCCGAAACCGGCAGCATCCTCAATTTCCGTGCCAACGGTCATATGCGTCTCGGCCATGTCGCCGTCGTTGAGCAAGTTATCAACAGTCGCGAAGTCTTGATTGACCACGCAAACTGGCGTGGTCCCGGCGCACGTGGCGGTGTCAGCAAAGGCATCTCCGTCGTCGACGTATCCCCGAATAATGACTGGACCTCGGTTCGTGTAGCGCTCGGTCATTCCGAAACTTATGGAAGTGTCTACCCGACCTACGGTTTTATTTACGATCGTCCTGAGGGGCAGTCTGGATCAGGCACACGGATGGCATCAGCCTCCGTTCCCGACCTGAATCCACCCCCGCGTAATCTGGCTCCTGCCGGCGGTCGTGTTGCAGCGGTGGTCGGTGGTTCTGACCAGCCAGTCTATCAGGAGGTTGCTCAAGCTCCTTCGTCTTCCCGCAAGCGGGGCATTGATCTCTCCGTTGGCAAACAGATAACGGCCGATCAGACGACAGGTTCAATGAGTTTCGGTGCCGACCTGGCCACTGATTCAATCAACCATAATCTGCGTTAA
- a CDS encoding MFS transporter, whose translation MKLFLVLRHHRLACLWGGLSFSAIGDQLYLVALSWAAVQAFGANAGYLTAFQGFCILLAAFFVGPWADRKPQFRVMIGADLIRMVSLAALIGAWLIKGGVSAPFLLQAILLIALGQALFRPALQVVLPQLVPDQSELPAANALMDMTDRVARLLGPVMISVLAGFLPLVHFFTADAITFAISAIAVWLTGRNQVRPDATPSRHIPTPWHAITANRGHPLLWYSFLIGPAICGAWYAIVYLALPLLITRLQPGDSGLSSYGAVIAAYGIGNVLGMMIVGNRPLPALPACMMFGGTALVGAGLACMTLVALLAPPHLIAPGLMICAAIAGTGGPFEDIPIAILRQTALNAHDVPASARGFLISYNGGMLAGLAIAPSMLALTGPIGLIAGGGLSIVAIGLAGIVIYSHTPAKQPDQLLQCSNTSTERPVT comes from the coding sequence ATGAAACTATTTCTTGTCCTGCGCCATCATAGGCTGGCGTGCCTGTGGGGTGGCCTTTCGTTCTCAGCGATTGGCGACCAGCTCTACCTCGTTGCTCTCTCCTGGGCGGCCGTGCAGGCATTCGGGGCCAATGCAGGATACCTGACCGCCTTTCAGGGATTTTGTATTCTACTGGCCGCTTTTTTTGTCGGCCCCTGGGCGGACCGAAAGCCACAGTTCCGGGTGATGATCGGGGCCGATCTGATCCGCATGGTTTCTCTTGCTGCGCTGATCGGCGCATGGCTCATCAAGGGCGGGGTTTCCGCACCATTTCTGCTTCAGGCCATTCTTCTGATTGCATTGGGACAGGCGCTGTTCAGGCCGGCTCTTCAGGTTGTCCTGCCTCAACTGGTGCCAGATCAGAGCGAGTTGCCAGCCGCCAATGCCCTGATGGACATGACAGACCGTGTTGCCAGATTGCTCGGACCGGTCATGATCAGCGTGCTGGCGGGGTTTCTGCCACTGGTGCATTTTTTTACTGCCGATGCCATCACCTTTGCCATTTCAGCCATCGCAGTCTGGCTGACCGGTCGCAATCAGGTTCGTCCGGATGCCACACCATCCCGCCACATACCGACGCCTTGGCACGCCATTACTGCTAATCGCGGACATCCTTTGCTCTGGTATTCCTTCCTTATCGGCCCGGCAATCTGCGGTGCATGGTATGCGATTGTCTATCTGGCCCTGCCGCTGCTGATTACCCGGTTGCAGCCAGGAGACTCCGGCCTGTCATCCTATGGCGCGGTGATTGCCGCCTACGGTATCGGCAACGTGCTTGGCATGATGATTGTGGGCAACCGTCCCCTCCCCGCTCTCCCCGCCTGCATGATGTTCGGAGGCACGGCATTGGTTGGAGCCGGTCTGGCCTGCATGACATTGGTAGCTTTACTGGCACCTCCTCACTTGATAGCACCAGGTCTGATGATCTGTGCCGCCATAGCCGGTACGGGAGGACCATTCGAGGATATTCCCATTGCCATCCTGCGTCAGACCGCGCTGAACGCTCATGACGTTCCCGCTTCGGCCCGTGGCTTCCTGATCAGCTATAATGGCGGCATGCTGGCCGGCTTGGCGATTGCGCCCTCTATGCTCGCTCTGACAGGGCCAATCGGATTGATCGCCGGTGGCGGGTTAAGCATCGTCGCCATCGGCCTGGCCGGCATTGTGATCTATTCACATACACCGGCCAAGCAACCGGATCAGCTTCTGCAATGCTCGAACACGAGCACCGAACGGCCGGTCACCTGA
- a CDS encoding DUF192 domain-containing protein, whose amino-acid sequence MKRRFLLSVLAASPLIIFAPQAHALDDTKPQPEMKREPLIVHTHDGRSVPFKVEVAHTVDQQTIGLMWRKSVPADGGMLFDWNAPRNSQMWMRNTLIPLDMVFINEDGTIRAIAENTVPRSLSVIDSNGPVRATLELAAGTTEKNDIRVGDRITTSAIASLAEAASAPARAPAKKPD is encoded by the coding sequence GTGAAGCGTCGTTTCCTGCTGAGTGTGCTGGCTGCCAGCCCGCTGATTATTTTTGCTCCTCAGGCCCATGCTCTGGATGATACAAAGCCACAGCCGGAGATGAAGCGGGAGCCTCTCATTGTGCATACCCATGATGGCCGATCTGTGCCTTTTAAAGTCGAGGTTGCTCACACGGTGGATCAGCAGACCATCGGTCTGATGTGGCGTAAATCAGTCCCGGCAGATGGCGGCATGCTGTTCGACTGGAACGCGCCACGAAACAGCCAGATGTGGATGCGTAATACGCTGATTCCTCTCGATATGGTGTTCATCAACGAGGACGGCACGATCCGCGCCATTGCCGAGAACACGGTTCCGCGCAGTCTCTCAGTGATCGACAGCAACGGCCCGGTCCGTGCGACGCTGGAACTGGCCGCCGGCACGACCGAGAAAAACGACATCCGTGTCGGTGACCGGATCACCACTTCAGCCATTGCCTCCCTGGCCGAAGCTGCTTCTGCTCCCGCCCGTGCTCCTGCGAAAAAGCCGGACTGA
- a CDS encoding RidA family protein, which yields MSKIIRTEPNSILSAAVEYHGFVYLQGVVAEDSTQDIIGQTRQVLDRIDALLEQHGTDATRLLQAQVWLKNLADRPGFNAVWEEWIAGHGGHPPVRACVQAELVDPKGLVEVMVTACR from the coding sequence ATGAGCAAAATCATCCGCACGGAGCCGAACAGCATTCTCTCCGCAGCTGTCGAGTATCACGGTTTCGTTTATCTTCAGGGCGTTGTCGCGGAAGATAGCACTCAGGACATTATAGGTCAGACTCGTCAGGTTCTGGACCGGATAGACGCGCTGCTGGAGCAGCACGGCACCGATGCCACCCGGCTGCTTCAGGCGCAGGTGTGGCTGAAAAACCTTGCTGACCGTCCAGGCTTCAATGCCGTGTGGGAGGAATGGATCGCCGGTCATGGTGGCCATCCCCCGGTACGAGCCTGCGTGCAGGCCGAGCTGGTAGACCCCAAAGGCCTGGTCGAGGTGATGGTCACCGCCTGCCGGTAA
- a CDS encoding ETC complex I subunit, whose amino-acid sequence MGSSPAAPILDHGTGNEESTPMRARIYQTPKSAMQSGRARSHVWILVYTAEQKRTPDALMGWIGGAETQTQVRLRFPTRDAVIAYADANGIDYEVETAHGRKVRPKQYSDNFKFGRIYNWTH is encoded by the coding sequence GTGGGTTCGAGTCCCGCCGCCCCGATTCTGGATCATGGCACTGGGAATGAGGAATCGACGCCAATGCGCGCGCGTATCTATCAGACTCCGAAATCCGCCATGCAGTCCGGCCGTGCCCGGAGCCATGTGTGGATACTGGTCTACACCGCGGAGCAGAAGCGCACCCCCGATGCCCTGATGGGCTGGATTGGGGGCGCCGAAACCCAGACTCAGGTGCGTCTGCGCTTTCCTACACGTGATGCGGTTATTGCCTATGCTGATGCCAATGGCATCGACTATGAGGTTGAAACCGCGCATGGCCGCAAGGTCAGGCCGAAGCAGTACTCGGATAATTTTAAATTCGGGCGCATTTATAACTGGACTCACTGA
- a CDS encoding XdhC family protein, producing MNNADDLHVIRTAVAWQEEGASVALATVLQSWGSSPRPPGSLMAVADDGRIAGSVSGGCVEAAVVDEAMTTFRTGRLRMVEYGVTQDRAWEVGLACGGRVRILVEPLQQEHVPLLYAIRAACEPGEEGVSLIRSLATGKWKLLPVDGQAGPSVVLTEQHFTQSFHPPARLLTVGAVHVAQILTGLATKVGFACTVIDPRPALLTAERFPDANLCVAWPDEAIVAMKPDARTAVIVLSHDPKLDDPALLAALRTQAFYIGALGSARTHSARLARLRDKGVNESALDRVRGPAGLQLGGRRATDIALSILAEISAVRHGAALGMRQDEA from the coding sequence ATGAATAACGCGGACGATCTTCACGTCATCAGAACGGCTGTTGCATGGCAGGAGGAGGGTGCTTCGGTGGCATTGGCCACTGTGCTGCAAAGCTGGGGCAGCTCACCCAGACCACCGGGCAGTTTGATGGCTGTGGCGGATGACGGCCGTATTGCAGGCTCTGTCAGCGGCGGCTGCGTTGAGGCTGCGGTGGTGGATGAGGCCATGACGACATTCAGAACTGGTCGTCTGCGTATGGTGGAGTATGGCGTTACACAGGACAGGGCCTGGGAAGTCGGGCTGGCCTGCGGCGGAAGGGTCCGCATTCTGGTGGAGCCCTTACAACAGGAGCATGTTCCTCTGCTGTATGCCATTCGTGCTGCATGTGAACCGGGGGAGGAGGGGGTTTCCTTGATCCGATCACTGGCAACAGGGAAATGGAAGCTTCTTCCGGTGGACGGGCAGGCCGGACCATCCGTCGTGCTGACGGAGCAGCATTTTACGCAGTCATTTCATCCTCCGGCGCGTCTTCTGACGGTGGGGGCGGTCCATGTCGCACAGATACTGACGGGACTGGCGACAAAAGTCGGTTTCGCCTGCACAGTGATCGATCCGAGACCGGCCTTGCTGACAGCAGAGCGGTTTCCGGATGCCAATCTGTGTGTGGCATGGCCGGATGAAGCGATCGTCGCGATGAAACCTGATGCTCGAACGGCCGTGATCGTTCTGAGCCATGATCCCAAACTTGATGATCCCGCGCTGCTGGCAGCTTTACGGACGCAGGCATTTTATATCGGCGCTTTGGGATCGGCACGTACCCACTCGGCACGATTGGCGCGATTGCGGGATAAAGGAGTGAATGAGTCCGCACTGGACAGGGTTCGTGGACCTGCCGGACTGCAATTGGGTGGACGGCGCGCTACGGACATTGCCCTCTCTATTCTGGCTGAAATTTCGGCTGTCCGTCATGGGGCTGCGCTTGGGATGCGGCAGGATGAGGCATGA
- a CDS encoding glutamate decarboxylase — translation MRSELLDDVYASDDLAVALPKYAFPQQEHAPRHVFASIRDELMLDGNSRQNLATFCQTWVDDEIHALMNLSIDKNMIDKDEYPQTAEIENRCVAMLADLWHAPDPRGTMGCSTVGSSEAAMLGGLALKWRWRKARQAAGLPADRPNLICGPVQICWHKFARYFDVELREIPLVGDRLLMNVEEVLKRVDENTIGVVPTLGVTFTCQYEPVREISDALDRLQAETGLDIPIHVDGASGGFLAPFCASDLVWDFQLPRVKSINTSGHKFGLAPLGVGWIIWREAADLPEELVFNVNYLGGDMPSFALNFSRPGGQVVSQYYNFLRLGREGYTKIQSACYATAQYLAKQIAQMGPFHILYDGNPSTGIPALCWTLKDGTGIGGYTLYDLADRLRSRGWQVPAYSMPANRDDLVIQRILVRHGVGFDLATLLIEDIRRSVDFFAKHPVSRPMTLEEAGSFNHN, via the coding sequence ATGCGTAGTGAACTGCTCGACGATGTGTATGCCTCGGATGACCTGGCAGTGGCGTTGCCCAAATATGCATTTCCGCAGCAAGAACATGCACCGCGCCATGTTTTCGCCTCGATCCGTGACGAACTGATGCTGGATGGCAATTCGCGGCAGAACCTGGCCACGTTCTGCCAAACCTGGGTGGATGACGAAATCCATGCGTTGATGAACCTGTCGATCGACAAGAATATGATCGACAAGGATGAATATCCACAGACCGCCGAGATTGAGAACCGGTGTGTGGCGATGCTGGCCGATTTGTGGCATGCGCCTGATCCGCGTGGCACGATGGGATGCTCGACGGTCGGCTCGTCGGAAGCCGCGATGCTGGGCGGTCTGGCGTTGAAATGGCGTTGGCGCAAGGCACGGCAGGCGGCCGGGCTTCCTGCGGATCGGCCCAACCTCATTTGTGGCCCGGTGCAGATTTGCTGGCATAAATTCGCCCGCTATTTCGATGTCGAGCTGCGCGAAATTCCGCTCGTGGGCGACCGCTTATTGATGAATGTAGAAGAAGTGCTGAAGCGAGTTGATGAAAATACCATCGGCGTGGTCCCCACTCTGGGTGTGACTTTTACCTGCCAGTATGAACCGGTCAGAGAGATCAGCGATGCGCTGGATCGATTGCAGGCGGAAACTGGCCTTGACATCCCCATTCATGTCGACGGCGCGAGTGGTGGTTTCCTGGCTCCTTTTTGCGCCTCGGACCTTGTCTGGGATTTCCAATTACCCCGTGTGAAGTCGATCAACACATCCGGACATAAATTCGGCCTTGCCCCGCTAGGCGTCGGCTGGATCATCTGGCGGGAAGCCGCCGATTTGCCGGAGGAGCTGGTTTTCAACGTCAATTACCTCGGCGGAGATATGCCGAGCTTTGCGCTGAATTTTTCCCGACCGGGCGGGCAGGTTGTCTCTCAGTATTATAATTTCCTCCGGCTGGGGCGGGAGGGATACACGAAAATCCAGTCTGCCTGTTACGCCACCGCTCAATATCTGGCGAAGCAGATCGCGCAGATGGGGCCGTTCCACATCCTGTATGATGGAAACCCGTCCACCGGTATTCCGGCCCTGTGCTGGACGTTAAAGGACGGGACCGGCATCGGTGGCTACACGCTCTATGATCTGGCGGACCGGCTACGCAGCCGTGGCTGGCAGGTGCCAGCTTATTCCATGCCCGCCAATCGTGACGATCTGGTGATCCAGCGTATTCTGGTACGGCATGGGGTCGGCTTTGATCTGGCGACCCTGCTGATCGAGGATATCAGGCGCT